In the genome of Fusarium oxysporum f. sp. lycopersici 4287 supercont2.46 genomic scaffold, whole genome shotgun sequence, one region contains:
- a CDS encoding uncharacterized protein (At least one base has a quality score < 10): MAQTFERIANDLQPKLHRCARAPQRIVEFEKAGRSFFGVKACAVDHDINDLSWGKGSDFILDFGIHMVGYLSFHLDYVGQNMDAPCRLRLTFGESPLDVTMDMNNVNTWISTAWLPDEVINIDICPQTISLPRRYSFRYLRVQIIDTSPKFKVSFSNVRCESVSAVSQGHQIDAVEFPDPLLQDIDHVCISTLRDCMQTVFEDGPRRDRRLWIGDLRLQALANYSTFRDLDLVKRCLFQFAAVRREDGSLPACIFENPTLTASTDYIADYDALFAAIVYDYVEASGDMETGLLLWETVLDCPKRLLSNLNSTSYVFEAERSKHHIFLDWAKGLDKSAGAHGVLLYCLKVTNKLAVRLNKQPPYNELILKMTDAANSFLKDGIFVSGQAQQISYASAAWLVLCGALSSRNRSQSLPRHSLHTQMP; the protein is encoded by the coding sequence ATGGCTCAAACCTTTGAGCGCATCGCGAACGACTTACAGCCCAAACTTCATCGATGCGCCCGGGCTCCGCAGAGGATAGTTGAATTCGAGAAAGCCGGCCGGTCTTTCTTCGGCGTCAAGGCCTGCGCTGTTGACCATGACATCAACGACCTCTCTTGGGGAAAAGGGTCCGACTTTATCCTCGATTTCGGCATCCATATGGTCGGATATCTTTCATTCCACTTGGACTACGTCGGGCAAAACATGGACGCGCCATGTCGGCTCCGTCTCACCTTTGGCGAGTCGCCACTTGATGTGACAATGGATATGAACAATGTGAACACCTGGATCAGCACCGCTTGGCTTCCCGACGAGGTCATCAATATCGACATATGCCCGCAGACAATAAGTCTTCCCCGTCGATACTCCTTCCGATACTTGCGCGTTCAGATCATTGATACGTCTCCCAAGTTCAAGGTGTCGTTCTCGAATGTACGATGCGAATCAGTCAGCGCCGTCAGTCAAGGCCATCAGATCGATGCGGTGGAGTTTCCAGATCCCCTTCTGCAGGACATCGACCACGTTTGTATTTCCACGCTGAGAGATTGCATGCAGACTGTATTTGAAGATGGCCCAAGGAGAGATAGAAGGCTTTGGATTGGAGATCTTCGTCTCCAAGCTCTAGCAAACTACAGCACATTTCGGGATTTAGATCTTGTCAAGAGATGTCTTTTCCAGTTTGCAGCAGTCCGACGTGAGGACGGCTCGTTGCCAGCGTGCATCTTTGAAAATCCCACGTTGACGGCTTCGACAGACTACATCGCCGACTACGATGCTCTATTTGCCGCTATTGTGTATGACTATGTTGAGGCTTCTGGGGATATGGAGACTGGGCTTCTCCTTTGGGAGACTGTTCTCGACTGTCCAAAGCGACTACTGAGCAACCTCAATTCCACCTCCTATGTTTTCGAGGCCGAGCGCAGCAAGCATCACATCTTTCTCGACTGGGCAAAGGGTCTCGATAAGAGCGCGGGAGCTCACGGGGTATTACTCTATTGTCTGAAGGTCACGAACAAGCTCGCCGTGCGCCTGAACAAGCAGCCTCCCTACAACGAATTAATTCTCAAAATGACAGACGCTGCAAACTCATTCCTAAAAGACGGTATTTTTGTGTCTGGGCAAGCTCAGCAAATCAGCTACGCCTCCGCCGCATGGCTCGTTCTATGCGGAGCCCTTTCCTCCAGAAATCGCTCGCAAAGCCTTCCTCGCCACTCTTTGCACACCCAAATGCCGTGA
- a CDS encoding beta-glucosidase K, giving the protein MVLKKVTPDDVHSDFDVEHVIQNASVSDKISLLSGRDFWHTNPLPAFNVPSVRVSDGPNGVRGTKFVDGVPAACLPCGTGLAATWDQDLLYKAGVLIGNECIAKGAHCWLGPTVCIQRSPLGGRGFESMAEDPYATGKLAAAYIKGVQSTGVVSIIKHWLANDQEHERVGVNVVASERALREVHMLPFQIALSDAAPGGVMACYNKVNGKHVSENRDFLDSLLREEWQWRGLIMSDWFGTYSTTEAINAGLDLEMPGPTRQRGQLLDLAVSTRKVSRSTIDARARNVLEFIQRCTKVPVAVEEGGRDYPEDRQLNRKLAGDSVVLLKNENNQLPLKRPFKSIALIGPNMKTTSFCGGGSAHLRPYYTVSPYEGIVAQLPPDVEVRYEVGASASGWNPLMQGEMMTTPEGSPGMRMRFYSQGPSVPGREIIDESHLPDSSWLLMGYSHPKLDKLFYATVEGDLVIQETGLFEFGLAVYGSARLYVDGQLLIDNNLVQRGGTFFFGKGTVEEKAQKRLVQGQKYRITVEYESAPSSKLVKPGVVNFGGGAGRVGLASAIDPEIGIQNAVSAALQSDVTILCVGMTRDQESEGFDRPHMDLPGSLPRLASAVLAAVPDAIMVTQSGTPFNMLWAESAKTHVHAWLAGNETGNGIADVLFGATCPSGKLPLSFPRRLQDTPTFLNFGSERGRVIYGEDIYVGYRYYEKVDRDVLYPFGHGLSYTTFTYDKLNLASSHVSFEITNSGSVPGAEVSQLYIAADEATSSIQRPKKELKGFKKTYLQPGETRRVEIPLDRFTTSFWDEELHCWSSERGVYRVMVGSSSKEVLLEGNLHVEETTRWSGL; this is encoded by the exons ATGGTTTTGAAGAAAGTGACCCCTGACGACGTTCACAGCGATTTTGACGTTGAACATGTCATCCAAAACGCATCTGTCTCTGACAAGATATCTCTACTCTCCG GCCGAGACTTTTGGCACACGAACCCTCTCCCAGCATTCAACGTTCCATCCGTGCGTGTCAGCGACGGACCAAATGGCGTGCGAGGAACCAAATTCGTCGACGGCGTACCAGCAGCATGCTTGCCCTGCGGTACCGGTCTAGCAGCCACCTGGGACCAGGACCTACTATACAAGGCAGGCGTGCTGATAGGCAACGAGTGTATAGCGAAAGGCGCCCACTGCTGGCTCGGTCCTACAGTGTGTATCCAGCGCTCTCCCCTCGGTGGCCGTGGCTTCGAGTCAATGGCAGAGGATCCTTATGCAACAGGCAAACTAGCTGCTGCCTACATCAAAGGCGTGCAGTCCACGGGCGTCGTGTCGATTATCAAGCACTGGCTTGCGAATGATCAAGAGCACGAAAGAGTTGGCGTCAACGTGGTTGCCAGTGAGCGCGCGTTGAGGGAGGTTCATATGCTTCCTTTCCAGATTGCGCTTAGTGATGCGGCGCCTGGTGGTGTTATGGCTTGCTACAATAAAGTCAATGGTAAACATGTTTCGGAAAACAGGGATTTTCTTGACTCTTTGCTCCGCGAAGAGTGGCAGTGGAGGGGTCTGATCATGAGCGATTG GTTCGGGACCTATTCTACTACCGAAGCCATCAATGCAGGACTGGATCTCGAAATGCCAGGACCAACGAGGCAACGCGGccagcttctcgaccttgccGTGTCAACCCGAAAGGTATCCCGATCAACCATAGATGCTCGAGCGCGAAACGTCCTCGAGTTCATCCAAAGATGCACAAAGGTTCCCGTTGCggtggaagaaggaggaCGCGACTATCCCGAAGACAGGCAGCTCAACCGAAAGCTCGCCGGTGACAGCGttgtcttgttgaagaatgagAATAACCAACTTCCCCTCAAGCGACCTTTCAAAAGCATTGCTTTGATCGGTCCGAACATGAAGACCACTTCGTTCTGTGGAGGCGGCTCTGCGCATCTTCGACCGTACTACACTGTTTCTCCCTACGAAGGGATCGTGGCCCAACTACCGCCTGATGTCGAGGTACGATACGAAGTCGGCGCTTCAGCAAGTGGGTGGAATCCTCTCATGCAGGGCGAAATGATGACTACGCCGGAGGGATCGCCGGGTATGAGAATGCGCTTCTACAGTCAGGGCCCCAGTGTACCCGGCCGCGAGATCATCGACGAGAGCCATCTGCCTGATTCTTCTTGGCTACTTATGGGCTACTCGCATCCGAAGCTAGACAAGCTCTTCTATGCAACTGTGGAAGGCGATCTCGTCATTCAAGAAACAGGGCTGTTTGAGTTTGGGCTCGCAGTCTATGGATCTGCGCGACTCTATGTTGACGGTCAGCTCCTGATCGATAATAATCTTGTCCAGCGAGGTGGGACATTTTTCTTCGGCAAAGGAACTGTCGAGGAAAAGGCTCAAAAGCGTCTTGTCCAGGGTCAGAAGTACCGCATCACCGTCGAGTATGAGAGCGCACCATCTTCCAAGCTCGTCAAGCCAGGCGTGGTCAACTTTGGCGGCGGAGCGGGAAGAGTTGGTCTAGCGAGTGCAATTGACCCTGAAATCGGCATCCAGAACGCCGTCTCAGCAGCGCTGCAGTCAGATGTGACCATCTTGTGTGTTGGGATGACGAGAGATCAAGAATCTGAGGGCTTTGACAGGCCCCACATGGATCTTCCTGGATCGCTTCCTCGACTTGCATCAGCCGTGTTGGCAGCGGTTCCAGACGCCATCATGGTGACGCAGAGCGGCACTCCTTTCAACATGCTCTGGGCTGAAAGTGCCAAGACTCATGTACATGCTTGGTTAGCTGGAAACGAGACTGGAAATGGTATTGCTGACGTTTTGTTTGGCGCAACCTGCCCCAGTGGAAAACTCCCGCTTTCCTTTCCACGCCGCTTACAAGACACGCCCACGTTTTTGAACTTTGGTAGCGAGAGGGGACGTGTTATCTATGGTGAAGATATTTATGTCGGGTATCGGTACTACGAAAAGGTCGATCGAGACGTGCTATATCCTTTTGG CCACGGTCTATCTTATACCACATTTACCTACGACAAGCTGAACCTCGCATCCTCACACGTGAGCTTCGAGATCACCAACTCTGGTTCCGTGCCTGGAGCTGAAGTATCTCAGCTTTACATCGCTGCTGACGAGGCAACGTCTTCAATACAGAGACCTAAAAAGGAGTTGAAGGGTTTCAAGAAAACATACCTTCAGCCTGGTGAGACTCGGAGGGTAGAAATTCCCCTGGATAGATTCACTACATCATTTTGGGATGAGGAACTACACTGTTGGTCGAGCGAGAGAGGTGTGTATAGAGTAATGGTAGGATCGAGTAGTAAGGAGGTTCTGCTTGAGGGGAATTTGCATGTGGAGGAAACCACTAGATGGAGTGGACTTTGA
- a CDS encoding uncharacterized protein (At least one base has a quality score < 10), whose protein sequence is MSSIKSKQGVDNSKLDDEVGEFHVEQAFKASEVKIETGVLSSGYESLSLWETVKLFKVATAYCFAAAFSAATDGYQIGINGSIIANKGFVHQFATATNADGVEYLTSPILAGWSSIMSAGQIIGMTTIPFLSDRYGRKTAMWTYWTILVSSVLCESLARHWPVWLAAKLLAGIGVGSLQSTLPVYISECAPTRIRGGLLMCYSLWWTIGSFFAYIALQLLNRKNPNIWLTPIYTQWAQIGIMCVIYVFLPESPAWCVSRGNADRAKKQLLRLNRGVVDYDEEHQYQILVQTFEHEREVAAQQKKEHWYAIFRGVDGLRTVISLWPNMTQQFIGLTLFATFGTYFFQQAGLADPFTIKCITSSINITTLLIVVLVADKIGRRRISMLRHDAYMDVLCSHWNPWSDPDDHDVGMISNGAAGWGFIAEISSLRLRPYTAGFGAACTCVAGVIMNVLTPYMVNANKWNWGFKTGWFYAGVGLPFLVGTWLLLPDTSGRTAAEVDELFERKIKPWRFSKTSTTA, encoded by the exons ATGTCTTCTATCAAGTCCAAGCAAGGAGTTGACAACTCCAAActcgatgatgaggttggcGAATTCCACGTCGAGCAAGCCTTCAAAGCATCCGAGGTCAAGATCGAGACAGGAGTCCTCTCTTCGGGATACGAGTCACTCAGCTTGTGGGAAACCgtcaagctcttcaaagTTGCTACGGCCTATTGCTTCGCAGCTGCTTTCAGTGCCGCTACGGATGGATATCAGATCGG CATCAACGGCAGTATCATTGCCAACAAGGGCTTCGTTCATCAATTTGCGACTGCGACCAACGCCGACGGAGTCGAATACCTTACTTCTCCTATTCTAGCTGGCTGGAGCTCCATCATGTCTGCCGGTCAGATCATCGGAATGACGACGATTCCCTTCCTGTCCGATAGATATGGCCGTAAGACTGCAATGTGGACCTATTGGACTATCCTTGTCAGCAGCGTCTTGTGCGAGTCTCTAGCTAGGCACTGGCCAGTTTGGCTCGCCGCTAAGCTCCTCGCGGGCATCGGAGTCGGATCTCTTCAGTCGACTCTGCCGGTCTATATCTCCGAGTGTGCCCCTACCCGTATCCGCGGAGGTCTTCTCATGTGCTACAGTCTCTGGTGGACCATTGGATCCTTTTTCGCCTACATCGCCCTGCAGCTGCTGAACCGCAAGAACCCCAACATCTGGCTGACACCAATTTATACCCAATGGGCTCAAATCGGTATTATGTGTGTCATTTACGTCTTCCTCCCAGAGTCACCCGCTTGGTGCGTCAGTCGTGGCAACGCAGATCGTGCTAAGAAGCAGCTGCTAAGACTCAACCGCGGCGTCGTCGACTATGATGAAGAGCATCAGTATCAGATCCTCGTGCAGACTTTTGAACACGAGAGAGAGGTTGCAGctcagcagaagaaggagcaTTGGTATGCCATCTTTCGCGGAGTCGATGGCCTTCGAACTGTCATCTCGCTCTGGCCCAATATGACACAGCAATTCATTGGCCTTACCCTTTTTGCGACCTTTGGAACCTACTTCTTTCAACAAGCCGGTCTGGCTGATCCTTTTACGATCAAATGCATCACGTCTTCCATCAACATTACCACGCTGTTGATCGTCGTTTTGGTAGCTGACAAGATTGGACGACGCCGTATCTCCATGCTACGCCACGACGCTTACATGGACGTCTTGTGTAGTCATTGGAATCCTTGGTCTGATCCCGACGACCACG ATGTTGGAATGATCTCCAACGGTGCTGCTGGTTGGGGCTTCATAGCCGAGATCTCTTCTCTACGTCTTCGACCCTACACAGCTGGCTTTGGCGCTGCGTGCACTTGTGTTGCTGGAGTCATCATGAATGTGCTCACTCCATATATGGTCAACGCCAATAAGTGGAACTGGGGTTTCAAGACTGGCTGGTTCTACGCTGGTGTCGGACTGCCCTTCC
- a CDS encoding uncharacterized protein (At least one base has a quality score < 10): MQSQAHTQDDASTETSRTNKRTRLDPQPNATGGDRSSGAQPTRRRVAVACKVCRSRKTKCDSRWPVCSYCEKSNSECRYDTVDSADRPLSHDLGMQILEAVRDLSQVVKEQRSPDVSDTPSHTQHVIQPTRHSEADSLVNLTATPQSIPAPEGHVERFSEGLDRILTWNVFPQEIDPIPVDDGSLMAMPDELPPIRFPELKRLQKCYLSTVHSVNPILDVAVLDQYVTKVSENGLDWTTQTCLVALVCAIGALCHDPHVETPKSHNSWDVDQTTDIAYRYWSVACKRLGRAMSHNTLESAQCLCLAGIWFMCNLQPLEAWRYFTMAGNSCYSAIWARESTMPSWPQNSPSSPQAIKQSIFYTAYKSEVEIRYEIPSLPGSMLEHIEDRLTFPSPPAANCLFDETIAWYYFLADIAARHLINRIVDAKVEISGCPSEVQARSLLRSYEVFGSQLQDWYLSLPPEISFPPPDATISPESNIYKRILRSRYLFIKELLCRPFVRLCLNYDLELPSALDDEIVSIASLGLQYCAWRLKAVDRMNKLDHGLWIWIRNSTACSMILIGAARSLHFHSVTASKRLVLPQDWREIVVSFLHGLEKYSHETRGGVAACYRLVTWGLDGFQPSSPDII; this comes from the exons ATGCAGTCTCAAGCCCACACCCAAGACGATGCTTCAACGGAGACCAGCCGCACAAACAAGAGAACTCGCCTTGACCCACAGCCAAATGCAACGGGCGGAGACCGATCCTCGGGCGCCCAGCCAACCCGGAGACGCGTTGCCGTAGCATGCAAAGTGTGCCGTTCCAGGAAGACGAAGTGCGACAGCCGCTGGCCGGTTTGCAGCTACTGTGAGAAGAGCAACTCTGAGTGCCGATACGATACTGTAGACTCGGCAGATCGGCCCTT AAGTCATGATTTGGGCATGCAGATCTTGGAGGCCGTCCGAGACTTATCACAAGTTGTGAAAGAACAACGCTCACCGGACGTATCCGATACACCCTCTCATACCCAACATGTAATACAGCCAACAAGACATAGTGAAGCTGACTCCCTGGTCAACTTAACTGCTACACCACAGTCCATTCCAGCTCCCGAAGGTCACGTTGAAAGATTCTCAGAAGGACTCGATAGGATCTTGACATGGAATGTGTTTCCACAAGAAATCGACCCTATCCCCGTCGATGACGGGAGCTTGATGGCTATGCCCGACGAGCTCCCTCCAATACGTTTCCCAGAGCTAAAGAGGTTGCAGAAATGCTATCTCAGTACTGTCCACAGCGTCAACCCCATTCTAGACGTCGCTGTTCTCGACCAGTATGTTACAAAAGTCTCCGAAAATGGCCTGGACTGGACGACGCAGACATGCCTTGTTGCCCTTGTATGTGCCATCGGCGCATTGTGTCACGACCCGCATGTCGAAACACCAAAGAGCCATAATAGTTGGGATGTTGACCAAACCACGGATATTGCTTATAGGTACTGGAGCGTCGCGTGTAAACGGCTTGGGAGAGCAATGAGTCACAATACGTTGGAATCAGCCCAGTGTTTGTGTTTGGCAGG CATCTGGTTTATGTGTAATCTACAACCACTCGAGGCCTGGAGGTATTTTACGATGGCAGGAAACTCCTGTTATTCTGCAATATGGGCCAG AGAATCTACCATGCCTTCCTGGCCACAGAATTCCCCTTCCAGTCCACAAGCAATCAAGCAAAGCATTTTCTACACCGCATATAAATCAGAAGT CGAGATTCGCTACGAGATACCCAGCTTGCCTGGCTCGATGCTGGAACACATCGAGGATCGCCTCACGTTTCCGTCACCGCCAGCAGCGAATTGCCTGTTCGACGAGACTATAGCTTGGTACTACTTCCTCGCAGACATCGCCGCCCGACATTTGATCAACCGCATCGTCGACGCCAAGGTCGAGATCTCCGGGTGCCCCAGCGAAGTGCAAGCCAGGTCTTTACTCCGATCATACGAGGTTTTCGGCTCACAGCTGCAAGACTGGTATCTGTCCCTACCGCCAGAGATATCTTTCCCGCCGCCGGATGCAACTATTTCCCCCGAGTCGAATATCTATAAAAGAATCCTTCGTTCGCGGTATCTCTTTATCAAGGAGCTTCTGTGTCGGCCGTTCGTACGACTGTGTCTCAACTACGACCTTGAACTCCCCAGCGCCCTGGATGATGAGATAGTCAGTATAGCCTCCCTGGGCCTCCAGTATTGCGCTTGGAGACTAAAGGCTGTGGATCGAATGAACAAGCTCGATCATGGACTGTGGATATGGATTCGAAATAGCACAGCTTGCTCTATGATACTGATTGGTGCTGCTCGGAGCCTCCATTTCCACTCTGTCACTGCATCTAAGCGACTAGTACTTCCTCAAGACTGGCGTGAGATTGTTGTTTCTTTCTTACATGGGCTTGAGAAGTATTCTCACGAGACAAGAGGCGGCGTAGCTGCATGCTATCGACTTGTGACATGGGGTCTTGACGGGTTTCAACCAAGCTCACCGGATATCATTTGA